In Marinilabiliales bacterium, a single window of DNA contains:
- the glmM gene encoding phosphoglucosamine mutase, with amino-acid sequence MTLIRSISGIRGTIGGSPGEGLTPQDIVMYTSAWGSWLMRQERKKRYRAVIGRDARISGEMVNHLVCGTLMGMGIDVTDLGPATTPTVEMAVKFEEADGGIILTASHNPAHWNALKLLNNRGEFLSAADGELLLEIASSGSFNYAEVYELGNYRVETGYTRRHIEEILNLPLVDREAIRAGNFKVAVDCINSVGGTAVPQLLETLGVKEIIKLHCEPDGNFAHNPEPLPANLIELSEKVVAAKADLGFAVDPDVDRLAIVNEDGTMFGEEYTLVAVADYVLQNTPGNTVSNLSSTMALKDITGKHGGVYSASAVGEVNVVEEMKRTRAVIGGEGNGGVIYPPLHYGRDALAGIALFLSHLARSGSSCSELRKLYPDYHLVKNRIELSENIDTGKILSDIKTIYSDHPVNDADGVRIDFPEGWVHLRKSNTEPIIRIYSEAETEEKAVMLADRIAGHIR; translated from the coding sequence ATGACACTGATAAGATCAATATCGGGTATCCGGGGCACTATAGGCGGCTCACCGGGTGAGGGACTTACTCCGCAGGATATTGTAATGTACACTTCGGCATGGGGCAGCTGGCTGATGAGACAGGAAAGGAAAAAGCGGTACAGGGCGGTCATTGGGCGGGATGCCAGGATATCGGGAGAGATGGTAAACCACCTGGTTTGCGGAACCCTCATGGGGATGGGCATTGATGTGACGGATCTGGGGCCGGCAACCACACCGACAGTCGAGATGGCAGTGAAGTTTGAAGAGGCTGACGGGGGCATAATACTCACTGCGAGCCATAACCCGGCGCACTGGAATGCATTGAAGCTTCTTAACAACCGCGGTGAGTTTCTTTCGGCGGCAGATGGTGAACTTCTCCTTGAAATTGCCAGCTCCGGGTCTTTTAACTATGCTGAGGTATATGAGCTGGGAAATTACAGGGTTGAAACCGGATATACCCGAAGGCACATTGAAGAGATACTGAATCTGCCGCTGGTGGACAGGGAAGCGATCAGGGCAGGAAACTTCAAGGTTGCAGTTGACTGCATCAATTCTGTCGGCGGAACTGCAGTGCCCCAGCTTCTTGAAACCCTTGGGGTAAAAGAGATCATAAAACTGCATTGTGAGCCGGACGGTAATTTTGCACACAATCCGGAGCCCCTGCCTGCGAATCTTATTGAACTTTCAGAGAAAGTAGTCGCGGCAAAAGCTGACCTTGGATTTGCAGTTGACCCTGATGTCGACAGGCTGGCTATTGTAAACGAAGACGGCACGATGTTCGGAGAGGAATACACGCTGGTTGCAGTGGCTGACTATGTCCTGCAAAACACACCGGGCAACACGGTATCAAACCTCTCCTCAACAATGGCCCTTAAGGATATTACCGGAAAGCACGGTGGGGTTTACAGTGCCTCGGCAGTGGGTGAGGTGAACGTTGTGGAGGAGATGAAGCGGACCCGTGCAGTAATTGGCGGAGAGGGTAACGGAGGCGTTATCTATCCTCCGCTCCATTACGGGCGTGACGCCCTGGCAGGCATTGCCCTGTTCCTCTCCCATCTTGCCAGGTCGGGCAGCTCATGCAGCGAACTAAGAAAATTGTACCCTGATTACCACCTGGTAAAAAACCGGATCGAGCTTTCAGAAAACATCGATACCGGAAAGATACTTTCCGACATTAAGACAATTTATTCAGATCACCCCGTAAATGATGCCGACGGTGTAAGGATAGATTTTCCCGAAGGATGGGTACACCTGCGTAAATCCAATACAGAACCGATCATAAGGATCTATTCGGAGGCAGAAACGGAGGAGAAGGCAGTGATGCTGGCTGACAGGATCGCCGGCCATATCAGATAG
- a CDS encoding rRNA pseudouridine synthase → MAEKRDQGRSRKTGRPRKTGKSGTTGRPGRPGDTDRKEEHPFEKFKKKRQAPAKGIAGRAVPKKAADAEGRSGMRTAGKHSEIRLNRFIANSGICSRREADEYIKAGHIIVNNKVVKEVGTKVLRSDVVRFKGKKLDPENKVYLLLNKPKDFITTVDDPRARRTVMDLVRNACRERIYPVGRLDRHTTGLLLFTNDGDLTKKLTHPSHGAVKIYQAGLDRPLEPADLEEIAKGVELDDGHIKVDEISWADETDRSRVGIRLHSGKNRIIRRIFGHFDYNVTQLDRVFFAGLTKKNLPRGKWRFLNEKEVNKLKMNIFK, encoded by the coding sequence ATGGCTGAAAAGAGAGATCAGGGCAGGTCCCGCAAAACCGGCAGGCCCCGCAAAACCGGCAAGTCCGGTACCACCGGCAGGCCCGGCAGGCCCGGCGACACTGACAGGAAAGAGGAGCATCCATTTGAAAAATTCAAAAAGAAGAGGCAGGCCCCCGCAAAAGGAATTGCAGGCAGAGCTGTTCCCAAAAAGGCGGCTGATGCTGAAGGCCGGTCAGGCATGCGAACAGCCGGAAAACATTCTGAGATCAGGCTTAACAGGTTTATAGCCAATTCCGGCATTTGCTCCCGCAGGGAGGCCGATGAATACATAAAAGCCGGCCACATTATTGTCAACAACAAAGTTGTTAAAGAGGTAGGCACCAAGGTGCTGCGGTCTGATGTCGTCAGGTTCAAGGGCAAAAAGCTTGATCCGGAGAATAAGGTGTACCTGCTGCTAAACAAACCCAAGGATTTTATAACCACCGTTGATGATCCGCGTGCCAGGCGCACGGTAATGGATCTTGTGAGAAACGCGTGCAGGGAGCGTATTTACCCTGTTGGCCGGCTGGACAGGCATACGACCGGACTTCTTCTGTTTACCAATGACGGCGACCTGACAAAGAAACTCACTCATCCTTCACACGGTGCAGTAAAGATATACCAGGCCGGGCTTGACCGGCCCCTTGAACCGGCTGATCTGGAAGAGATAGCTAAAGGTGTTGAGCTTGATGACGGGCACATCAAGGTTGATGAGATAAGCTGGGCCGATGAAACCGACCGGTCCAGGGTGGGTATCCGTCTCCATTCCGGTAAAAACCGCATCATAAGGCGTATCTTCGGTCATTTTGATTATAATGTTACACAACTTGACAGGGTCTTTTTTGCGGGTCTTACAAAAAAGAACCTTCCAAGGGGGAAATGGAGGTTTCTTAACGAAAAGGAGGTTAATAAGCTGAAGATGAATATATTTAAGTAA
- a CDS encoding carboxypeptidase-like regulatory domain-containing protein encodes MNRVLIVIATFLFLPFWQAVDASADIRLNGRVVDDVTGEPLAFVNIVYTDRGTGTTTGIDGGFSITTGSLPGFLRLSYVGYQTMTVIPSEDDVSRTMVIRMKQQPVLLEEVTVTPGVNPAHRIIRKAYENRRINNPEMLSSFSYTSYNKLFFTLVADSVLSRINLPGSANVSIRFAFTGGSESGQNVNEAEAEAEKVDSSEIRLREFIERQHIFLMESVSKREYRRPGRNNEQVVASRVSGFSDPSFTLLATQIQSFTFYEDHISIMDRSYLNPVSRGSASRYSFILEDSMFTELDDTLFIISFRPYPGRNFDGLQGVVYINSNGYAIQHVIAEPYEPRGFFTVRIQQNYNFVEGKQWFPGELNTDIILGRESLSTGTETRYSLVGIGRTYLSDIEIEPELSRRGFNNIELKIAPDAYRTDNPYWEKFRVVPLTEIDLQTYHFMDSVGREANFDRTLRLFETLASGYIPWGYLNIDYASLLDYNYFEGLRPGIRVLTSQRVSERFSAGGHVAWGFKDREMKFGAGASLLLWRPGDVRLELSYSRDVAEAGGYGFYVTGVDLTSENYRRFMIGRMDYTEAYDAALSMQLVRHLEGRFYLNVREVIPCDAYVFAGEGTESSSFLFTEAGMQLRFAYRERFMQTPRGTRISMGTDYPVAWFNYGMGTDIFGGGYEYTRISAAASHTFTTRSLGRTSLKIEGGVADRNMPYQVLFSGKGSYRGFSVEAANSFATMRPSEFISDRFASLFLRHNFGSLLYRSGSFRPEVVLVTNMGIGKLSEPGNHLNIPLRTMEQGYIESGLLVNNIIRQFFMGYGAGVFYRYGPYAFERTIDNFAFKLTLSINLR; translated from the coding sequence ATGAACAGGGTTTTAATTGTAATCGCAACATTTTTGTTTTTGCCATTCTGGCAGGCTGTTGACGCATCCGCTGATATCAGGCTGAATGGCCGGGTCGTAGATGATGTTACCGGTGAACCCCTCGCCTTTGTCAATATTGTTTATACCGACAGGGGAACGGGAACAACAACTGGCATTGACGGCGGTTTTTCAATTACAACCGGTTCGCTGCCCGGATTTCTGAGGCTAAGCTATGTTGGCTATCAGACCATGACAGTCATTCCCTCCGAAGATGATGTAAGCCGCACAATGGTAATCAGGATGAAGCAGCAGCCCGTTTTACTGGAGGAAGTTACGGTTACTCCCGGAGTTAATCCTGCCCACCGGATAATAAGAAAGGCATATGAGAACAGGAGGATCAACAATCCGGAGATGCTCTCATCATTCTCCTACACATCTTACAACAAGCTTTTCTTCACCCTTGTCGCTGACAGTGTTCTATCAAGGATAAACCTGCCGGGCTCTGCAAATGTATCGATCCGGTTTGCATTCACGGGCGGGTCGGAGTCAGGACAGAACGTGAATGAGGCAGAAGCTGAGGCTGAAAAGGTTGATTCAAGTGAGATCCGGCTGCGCGAGTTCATCGAAAGACAGCATATTTTCCTTATGGAATCGGTAAGCAAACGGGAGTACAGGCGACCCGGCAGGAACAACGAACAGGTGGTGGCATCAAGGGTGAGCGGCTTCAGTGATCCGTCATTTACATTGCTGGCAACCCAGATACAGTCGTTTACGTTTTATGAGGATCACATCTCAATAATGGACAGAAGTTACCTGAACCCTGTCAGCCGTGGAAGTGCATCACGATATTCATTCATATTGGAAGACAGCATGTTTACCGAACTGGATGATACGCTTTTTATAATTTCTTTCAGGCCCTATCCGGGGCGGAATTTTGACGGACTGCAAGGGGTGGTCTATATTAATTCCAACGGATATGCCATTCAGCATGTTATTGCCGAACCATATGAACCGCGAGGTTTTTTTACCGTCCGTATTCAGCAGAACTACAATTTTGTTGAAGGGAAGCAGTGGTTCCCCGGCGAACTCAATACTGATATTATCCTGGGGAGGGAAAGTCTGTCTACCGGAACAGAAACAAGGTACAGCCTTGTTGGTATTGGAAGGACATACCTGTCAGATATAGAAATTGAACCGGAACTGAGCAGACGGGGTTTCAACAATATTGAACTTAAGATAGCACCCGATGCGTACCGGACCGATAACCCCTACTGGGAGAAGTTCAGGGTTGTGCCCTTAACAGAAATAGACCTGCAGACATATCACTTTATGGACAGTGTAGGGAGAGAGGCAAATTTTGACCGCACCCTCAGGCTATTTGAGACACTTGCCTCGGGTTATATACCCTGGGGATACCTCAATATTGATTACGCCAGTCTGCTGGATTATAATTATTTCGAGGGTCTCAGGCCGGGAATCAGGGTTCTGACCAGTCAGAGGGTTTCGGAAAGGTTCTCTGCCGGTGGCCATGTAGCATGGGGATTTAAGGACAGGGAAATGAAATTCGGGGCCGGGGCCTCGCTCCTGCTATGGAGGCCGGGTGATGTCAGGCTTGAGCTGTCATACTCGCGCGATGTTGCGGAGGCAGGGGGATACGGGTTTTACGTTACAGGCGTCGATCTCACCTCAGAAAACTACAGACGTTTCATGATCGGGCGCATGGACTATACAGAGGCTTATGATGCTGCACTGTCAATGCAACTGGTCCGTCACCTTGAAGGCAGGTTCTATCTGAACGTAAGAGAGGTTATCCCGTGTGATGCATATGTTTTTGCCGGTGAGGGAACCGAAAGCAGCTCTTTCCTGTTTACCGAAGCCGGAATGCAGCTGCGCTTTGCTTACAGGGAGAGGTTTATGCAAACACCACGCGGAACAAGAATATCGATGGGGACTGATTACCCTGTAGCATGGTTTAATTATGGAATGGGAACGGATATCTTTGGCGGCGGGTATGAATATACCAGGATATCAGCTGCTGCATCACATACTTTTACAACACGAAGTCTGGGGAGAACTTCACTGAAGATCGAGGGCGGGGTAGCTGACCGGAATATGCCATACCAGGTTCTCTTCAGCGGCAAGGGTAGCTACAGGGGCTTTTCGGTTGAGGCGGCCAACAGTTTCGCCACAATGCGTCCGTCCGAATTCATTTCCGACAGGTTTGCATCGCTTTTCCTTCGTCATAACTTTGGGAGCCTGCTTTACAGATCAGGTAGTTTCAGACCTGAAGTGGTGCTGGTGACAAATATGGGAATCGGAAAACTTTCAGAACCGGGTAATCACCTCAATATCCCTTTAAGAACAATGGAACAAGGGTATATTGAATCGGGCCTGCTGGTGAACAACATCATCAGGCAGTTCTTCATGGGTTACGGTGCAGGTGTTTTTTACAGGTACGGGCCCTATGCTTTTGAGCGGACAATTGATAACTTTGCATTTAAACTGACTCTCAGCATCAATCTCAGATAA
- a CDS encoding GTPase Era, with amino-acid sequence MGHKSGFVNILGNPNVGKSTIMNALVGENLSIITSKAQTTRHRIMGIVNGDDFQIVYSDTPGIIKPNYKLHESMMKFVSSAITDADILLYVTDVEEDMLRNGEYLAKISKLRIPVILLINKIDLSSHSRVEELMVKWEKVLPGAFIIPLSAKAKFNLDKVFGKIVELLPESPPYYPKDALTDKSERFFASEIIREKVFLNYQKEIPYSSEIEIEEFIREKDLLRIRAVIHVSRDTQKGIIIGKKGAALKKTGTEARIDLEEFFGSRVYLELFVKVTKDWRSKEQQLKRFGYR; translated from the coding sequence ATGGGACATAAATCGGGATTTGTTAATATACTGGGCAATCCAAATGTTGGCAAATCAACCATCATGAACGCCCTTGTCGGTGAAAATCTGTCGATAATAACTTCGAAGGCACAGACAACCAGGCACAGGATCATGGGCATAGTTAACGGCGATGATTTCCAGATTGTCTATTCCGATACTCCCGGCATCATCAAGCCAAATTACAAGCTCCATGAATCGATGATGAAGTTTGTAAGCAGTGCAATTACCGATGCCGACATACTATTGTATGTAACCGATGTTGAGGAAGATATGCTTAGAAACGGCGAGTACCTTGCCAAAATCAGCAAGCTCAGGATACCGGTAATTCTTTTAATCAACAAAATAGACCTGAGTTCCCACAGCAGGGTTGAGGAGCTGATGGTAAAATGGGAAAAGGTTCTTCCGGGTGCCTTCATCATTCCCCTGTCGGCCAAGGCAAAATTCAATCTAGACAAGGTCTTCGGCAAGATTGTCGAACTTTTGCCTGAATCGCCGCCCTATTACCCCAAGGATGCTCTTACTGATAAGTCTGAAAGGTTTTTTGCCTCCGAGATTATCCGTGAAAAGGTTTTTCTGAATTACCAGAAAGAGATTCCGTATTCTTCAGAGATTGAAATCGAGGAGTTTATAAGGGAGAAGGACCTCTTGCGGATACGGGCGGTCATTCATGTTTCGCGTGACACCCAGAAAGGGATAATTATTGGGAAAAAGGGTGCTGCATTAAAAAAAACCGGGACAGAGGCAAGAATTGACCTGGAGGAATTTTTTGGTTCCAGGGTATACCTTGAGCTTTTTGTAAAGGTTACCAAAGACTGGAGGTCCAAAGAACAGCAGTTAAAAAGGTTCGGATACAGATAA